The Candidatus Cloacimonadota bacterium genomic interval CTTTGGGACAATGATGTAAAGCGCGTTACCGCTGATTTCTATCTTACATTAAAAAAACTGCATGAAAAAGAGAATTTCTCTTATGAGATTGCTAAAACAGAATTGCGTAATATTATCCGTCAGGTGGTAACCTCCAAAGAAGACCTCGTTTTAGCAATTGAAGAATTTTACAAAACCCATAATCCAATTCATTCATAATAAATAATTCAAGCAAACATGAAAAACCAAACGCTGAGTTCATATTTCCCGATCATCAAATTCATTTCCGATATTTTTATAATTGGGTTTAGTTTCATCATTGGCTTCAAAATTAAATTTCAATATCAATTTCCATTTAGTGATGCCCAACACTATGAACACATGTATGTGGATATTTATTTAAATATCATTTGGCTATTAATTGTAATTTGGCTGATTGCTTTTATCATTTCAGGGACATACAAAAAAAGGTTTGGTCCGCTCGCCAGAATAAATGAGATAAGGGCTATTTTCATTGGTATTGCAATAGCTACTATGCAAACCCTGTCTTTCACATTTATTTTTCAATCTCTACCACAATCTCGCTATGTTATCGTTTATGCTGCTTTAACTGCTTTCATTTTAATGTTTTTTTCCAGATTGTTTTTGAATAAATTATACACTTTTTGGAAAAAAAAACATTCAAAAAATAAAAAGGCTGTTATAATCGGAGCCGAATCTATGGGGCAAAGTATTGCAGAAAAAATGCTATTGTATCCTGATCTCGGTTTTAATTATATAGGTACGATTGCAAGCCACCAACCTGAAAAATTAAATTTTCATCTTAAATCCAGTTTTAAATTATTAGGCTCTATTTCTATATATAAAGAAGTTCTTCGGGAAAACAAAGCTGAAGCATTATTCGTAACCATTGATATAAATTTTAACTATATGGATGATGTTATATCTTATTGCAAAAAGCATGACATAACACTAAGATTTACCCCCTCAAGATATCAATTCAATAAGGGCACCCTTGATTTTGATGATATGGACGGTGTTCCTCTGATAAATATTTATCGTGCTTCGTTTGACAGATGGAAAAGTTTTATTAAGCGTCTTTTCGATATTGTTGTTAGCGTTCCTCTAATTATTCTGCTTTCTCCAGTGTTTTTAATTATTGCCTTAATTATCAAATTTACCTCTCCAGGTCCTATTTTTTATAAGCAATTAAGAGTCGGTAGAACTTCCGAACCTTCCTTTGATGAGTTACAGGATAAACACGAAAATCCCTCTCATGACGAAACAGATTTCCCGCTTAACACGTTTTATGTTTACAAATATCGAACAATGATTACTGATGCTGAGCATGATTCCGGACCAACTATGACAATGGATGTAAATTCAAACAAGATTACGCCGTTTGGGGCATTTCTTCGCCGCAGTTCTTTGGACGAACTTCCTCAACTTTTGAATATTTTTAAGGGTGATATGTCTTTAATCGGTCCCAGACCGGAGAGACCGTATTTTCATCAAAAATTTGTTAAGGAAATTTCAAATTGGGATGAAAGGTTGGTGGTACTCCCCGGCATAACCGGCTGGGCACAAGTAAACGGACGGGCAGCACTTTCTACCGAACCTTCGGAAAAGCTCACGTATGACCTTTATTATATCGAGCACTGGTCACTAATGTTTGATCTGAAAATAATTTACCATACAATAATTAATGTTATCCTTCAACGAAACGTATATTAGACTTTTCGCAATTAGATAAAATTTTATTCAGATTACTTATTATCCTATGAAAATATTAATACGTCTTTGTATCATAATTATAATTTTACTTTCCGCCAATCTCCTTTATGGACAACTCGTAAACATAACAGTTGATTGGCAAAAATTATACAATAATTTTGAAAACAACGATTTGAGTTATGCTTCCCCTACCAAAGATAACGGATGTATAATATGTGGAGAAGTTACCACAGATGATTTGTATAAAACTGATTTTTGGTTGATGAAGATTAATTTCCGAGGTATGGCAGAATGGAACAGAAGTTTCAATGCTCCGGGATACGATAAAATAAATAGTGTTATTCAAACTGCGGATAATGGATATATCGCTTGTGGTGAAAATAGGGAGAAAAAAAATTCTCCAAGTAAAATCTGGGTTATGAAAACTAATTTTAGAGGTATTCAGGAATGGAATAAAGTTTTTACACTTGGGAAAAACGCTAGCGCACACAGCGTTATAAGCACACAGGATGGGGGATACGCTCTTTGTGGTGAAATGTGGGTTGATGATTCTAAACAAGATAATTTTTTTCTGCTCAAATTAAATGCAAAGGGGAATGTGGAGTGGAGGGATGAGTATGGATCGGAATTTTCTGAAAAAGCATACTCATTGATCGAAACTTATGATGGTGGCTTTGCAATATGCGGTGAAAAAAAATTGGCTGATAATGATTCTGACTTTTGGTTAATAAAATTAACTAAGAACGGCTCTATGCAATGGGATAGATTAATCGGTGGTTATCATTTTGATCAGGCTACTAGAATTTTCCAGATGCATGACAAAGGCTATACAATCTGTGGCAAAATGCTTTCCGATCAAACCGACAAAGAAGATTTTTGGGTATTAAAACTTAATAAAAATGGTGAAACCGTATGGAATAAAAGTTTCGGAGGATTCGGGATAGATGCTGCTACTTCCATAACTTATACATCCGATGATGGATTCGCTATTTGCGGAACAACAAAACCGGATATTAATAATGATCATAATTTTTGGGTGATGAAACTTAATAATAAAGGAGTTAGTGTTTATAGCAAAGAGTTTGCAGGATTCGGAAAAAATACAGCTAATTTTATCGTTGAATCCCACGATAGTAACTTCTTTGTTATCGGCACTACTTATTCTAGAATAACTTCAAAAACGGATTTGTGGGTTATGAGACTAAGCGAAGAAATTGAGCCGACCATAACTTCGGCCAGTTCTGCTTCAAATTTTTTGAATCCCTCGAAAGCTTCATCAAAAAGTTGGCATAATTGGAGATTATCATCTTTTGATCAAAATTACCGGAACAATTTTTTTGTCCCCTTAGAGAAAAAGCGTGATTGGTATTTTAAATCTGTGGAATCAGTTACAAGAAAATCAGTTACAGAACTTACGGGAAGGACGGTGGAATTGAATCCCGGAATACATCCGGTTAGACCTTTTGTTCGATATTACGGTCGTTTTGGTAAAGCAATTGCTCCCGGATGGTTAGCGCGTTACGGACATCAATATGAACCGTCAGGAGGATCAACCGGACTTGGACTTGGTCCACGATTTGTTTCGCAACCAGTCTATCATCCGCAAGCATATAACCCGAATTACCGAAGAGTGGGTAGTGGTTCATCCGGTTCGTCCCCAAATTATTTGTCCTCACTAAAGATCAGAACGCCTGCAATGTTTTCTTCAAGCTCGAATAATAAAAGTTCCGCGGGTCATACTCAACCACAGAGTAAACGAATGGTAGGGGGTGAC includes:
- a CDS encoding sugar transferase — encoded protein: MKNQTLSSYFPIIKFISDIFIIGFSFIIGFKIKFQYQFPFSDAQHYEHMYVDIYLNIIWLLIVIWLIAFIISGTYKKRFGPLARINEIRAIFIGIAIATMQTLSFTFIFQSLPQSRYVIVYAALTAFILMFFSRLFLNKLYTFWKKKHSKNKKAVIIGAESMGQSIAEKMLLYPDLGFNYIGTIASHQPEKLNFHLKSSFKLLGSISIYKEVLRENKAEALFVTIDINFNYMDDVISYCKKHDITLRFTPSRYQFNKGTLDFDDMDGVPLINIYRASFDRWKSFIKRLFDIVVSVPLIILLSPVFLIIALIIKFTSPGPIFYKQLRVGRTSEPSFDELQDKHENPSHDETDFPLNTFYVYKYRTMITDAEHDSGPTMTMDVNSNKITPFGAFLRRSSLDELPQLLNIFKGDMSLIGPRPERPYFHQKFVKEISNWDERLVVLPGITGWAQVNGRAALSTEPSEKLTYDLYYIEHWSLMFDLKIIYHTIINVILQRNVY